The Christiangramia flava JLT2011 region TCAGAAAGCTGATGAAAAAACGACCATTTCCAAAGCGGCCAACGAAAAATTCTATATTCCGGTTGGAAAGTATACGATGCAGCTCCAATTAAATGGGAAAACCGCTGAAACGAAATTTGAAGTCACAGGCGGTCGCGGTGGCAATCGCGAGCCAGAACCGGAAGCCTACGGGGAGCCGGGTGAAACTTATTAATTAGTTTCCTGACATATTATTCATAAAGGCCCAGGCGATTTCTTAATCGCCTGTTGTCTTTTTGGAGCTTTTCGATCTGCCCCAGTAAGTGATGTATCGCTTCGAGACCTTCGAGATTGATCTTCAGATCGCGCGAAAGACGGATCATTTTTTCAAAATTCGTTAAGCTGTCCTGCGGAATGTATTCTGTCTTTTCAATGGTGATCACCTCGATGATCCCGCTATCAAAAAGCGATCGCACAAATTTCCTTTCTACTTTATAGCGAACACAAATTTCTTCTGCCGGGATTAGATCTTCACGTTTCATAATCCTGATTTTTGAAGTTTTTCAAATAATTCTTTCTGCTCGGCCGTCAGTTTTTCCGGCATGTTCACCTTATAGGTCACGAATAGGTCCCCAAAACCTTCTTTTTTATACTTCGGAAAACCTTTTCCTTTTAATTTTACCTTCGCGCCATTCTGGGTTCCGGGTTTCACTTTAAGCCGCACCTTTCCTGTAAAGGTTTCTACCTCGATTTCCCCTCCCAGAACTGCGGTGGAAAGGCTGATCTGTTTTTCAGCATACAAATGCTCCTTTTCGCGTTTAAAGGAAGTATCATTCAGGATATTAAAGGTAATATACAAATCCCCTTTGGGACCACCCTGGATCCCCGGGCCGCCGTGACCTTTAATTTTGATCGTCTGCCCGTCTTCCACGCCGGCTGGAATCGTTAACCTGATATTTTTACCATTGACGGTAAGCGTTTGCTTCTGGCTTTCGTAAATATCGCTCAACCGAAGCTGCAGCTCTGCGTTAAAATCCTGGCCTTTGTAATGACCGCCACGACCGGAACCATGAGCCCTCGCCCTTCCACCGAACATCTGCTCGAAAAAGTCAGAAAACGTATCGTCATCAAAATTCCCGGAATAGGCATACTGCTGCCCCCCGCCGAAGCCTCCGCCAAAACCACTACCTCCGGCAGCACTTTGCTGCCTTTTAGCCTGTTCAAACTGCTCGGCATGCTGCCAGTCTTTTCCATACTGGTCATATTTCTTCCGTTTCTCAGGATCACTTAAAACTTCGTGAGCTTCATTGATCTGCTGAAAACGTGCCTGGGCTTCTTTATCGTTTGGATTGAGATCAGGATGGTACTTCCGCGCCAGTTTTCGATAGGCTTTTTTAATGTCTTTTGCAGTTGCCGATTGATCCAGTTCGAGTAGTTTATAATAATCTATGAACTCCATGAACAACTATTCTTTGAGATTAAACACTCCGGTATGATTGTTTTCTTCCAGTTTTAACTGACTCCCGATGAGACCGATCTGCCCCAGGTGGTAAATATCATGCTGGATGATTCCTCGCAGAAGATAAGCGATGTCATAATCACGACCCGGAACAATTTCCTCGAGATACTCGTCGTTTTTCTGTTCCAAAAACTCGTAAATTTTCTGTTGGGCGGAAACCAGGTCCCGCTTAAGTTTTTCCCATTCTTCTTTGGAATCGACCCTGATCTTAGGCCAGTCGTTCGCTGAATCTATTTCAATGTCGTGCAATTCATTTCCCTGGAGTTTTTCCAATGCAAATTTTTTCCACTGAATAAGATGCATCACGATCTCTGCTGTAGTATGAGAATCTGGAATACAGGATTTGAAGCCAATGACATGAGGCACATTTTCCAGTTTTCGCATGACTGAAGTTCCGTACCATGGATCGCCCTCAAAAACTTCAGACATGGAGCGAATATAATTTTGCACCTTTTGATTCATGGTTCTCATTTTCTATTGGAAATTACGAAAATTGGCCCCTGTCGCTCGTTAAGCTTTTGCCAAAAACGCCTGAAACCGGGAATTTTAGGAAACTTTTTAGGTTCGGCAACGCAAAAAGATTGAACAAATTATAAAGTACTTTGAATTAGTTCTAAATAGTAGGTGAAATAGGAGTAATTTTTTGCTAGTAACTAATTCATACAGTACTTTTGCTGTTAAAATTTCATAAAACATTCAAGCTAATGGGTGGATTTCTAAAATCTTCAGTAGCAAAAAAGTTTGCTATGGCCTTATCAGGGCTTTTTCTGGTCCTTTTCTTACTTCAGCATTTTTCCATCAATTTTTTATCGGTTTTAAGTCCGGAACTTTTCAATGAGACCTCTCATTTCATGGGAACCAATGTTTTGGTCCAGTTCCTGCTTCAGCCGGTTTTAATACTTGGGATCATATTCCATTTCGTGATGGGCATTTACCTGGAAGTAAAGAACAACAAGGCCAGACCAGTGAAATACAAAAAATTCAACGGAGGCAGTAATTCATCCTGGATGTCCAGAAACATGATCTTTACCGGTCTTGTGGTTTTGGCTTTCCTGGGACTGCATTTTTACGATTTCTGGATTCCGGAGATTGTTCACAAGTATGTGGAAGGAAGCCCGGAAGATGCAGGCCGTTACTATGGGGAACTTGTGGAAAAATTTGAGGATCCTATTCGTGTTGGGCTGTATGTGATCTCATTCATATTCCTGATGCTGCACCTGCTTCACGGGTTTTCAGCCTCTTTCCAGAGTGCTGGATGGCATAGTAAGTACAAGCCATGGATCAGGAAGGCGACGGTAGCTTTTTCTGTGATCATTCCGCTTGGGTTTATTTTCATCGCCCTGTTTCATTACATTACTAACGTTTAATTAGGAGAGATTTATGTCAGTTTTAGAGTCTAAAATACCAGAAGGTCCTTTAGCAGAAAAATGGACCAACCACAAGAATAACATCAACCTGGTGAACCCTGCTAATAAACGTAACATCGATGTGATCGTGATCGGGACCGGTCTTGCGGGAGGAAGTGCTGCCGCGACATTGGCGGAGTTAGGATATAATGTTAAGACATTCTGCTACCAGGATTCTCCAAGACGTGCACACTCGATTGCCGCGCAGGGAGGAATCAACGCTTCCAAAAATTACCAGGGAGATGGTGATTCAGATTACCGCCTTTTTTACGATACTATTAAAGGGGGAGATTACCGCTCTCGAGAAGCGAATGTTTACCGTCTTGCGGAAGTTTCAGGAAATATTATTGACCAGTGCGTGGCACAAGGAGTTCCTTTTGCTCGTGAATACGGTGGTC contains the following coding sequences:
- a CDS encoding chaperone modulator CbpM; this translates as MKREDLIPAEEICVRYKVERKFVRSLFDSGIIEVITIEKTEYIPQDSLTNFEKMIRLSRDLKINLEGLEAIHHLLGQIEKLQKDNRRLRNRLGLYE
- a CDS encoding DnaJ C-terminal domain-containing protein, whose protein sequence is MEFIDYYKLLELDQSATAKDIKKAYRKLARKYHPDLNPNDKEAQARFQQINEAHEVLSDPEKRKKYDQYGKDWQHAEQFEQAKRQQSAAGGSGFGGGFGGGQQYAYSGNFDDDTFSDFFEQMFGGRARAHGSGRGGHYKGQDFNAELQLRLSDIYESQKQTLTVNGKNIRLTIPAGVEDGQTIKIKGHGGPGIQGGPKGDLYITFNILNDTSFKREKEHLYAEKQISLSTAVLGGEIEVETFTGKVRLKVKPGTQNGAKVKLKGKGFPKYKKEGFGDLFVTYKVNMPEKLTAEQKELFEKLQKSGL
- a CDS encoding DinB family protein, which gives rise to MNQKVQNYIRSMSEVFEGDPWYGTSVMRKLENVPHVIGFKSCIPDSHTTAEIVMHLIQWKKFALEKLQGNELHDIEIDSANDWPKIRVDSKEEWEKLKRDLVSAQQKIYEFLEQKNDEYLEEIVPGRDYDIAYLLRGIIQHDIYHLGQIGLIGSQLKLEENNHTGVFNLKE
- a CDS encoding succinate dehydrogenase cytochrome b subunit — its product is MGGFLKSSVAKKFAMALSGLFLVLFLLQHFSINFLSVLSPELFNETSHFMGTNVLVQFLLQPVLILGIIFHFVMGIYLEVKNNKARPVKYKKFNGGSNSSWMSRNMIFTGLVVLAFLGLHFYDFWIPEIVHKYVEGSPEDAGRYYGELVEKFEDPIRVGLYVISFIFLMLHLLHGFSASFQSAGWHSKYKPWIRKATVAFSVIIPLGFIFIALFHYITNV